Proteins encoded together in one Telopea speciosissima isolate NSW1024214 ecotype Mountain lineage chromosome 4, Tspe_v1, whole genome shotgun sequence window:
- the LOC122657521 gene encoding strigolactone esterase D14-like, whose protein sequence is MANNLLEVLNVRMIGNGDKILVLAHGFGTDQSVWRSIVPYFTPHYKIVLYDLVCAGSVNPDYFDFRRYTSLEPYVEDLLNILDALRIERCAYVGHSISAMIGILASIRRPDLFTKLILIGASPRFLNDRDYHGGFKRAEIERVFTAMEANYEAWASGFAPLAVGADVPAAVREFTRTLFNMRPDISLFVSRTVFDSDLRSVLGQVSVPCCIIQSAKDVSVPVSVAMYLKNHLGGRNTVKILHTEGHLPHLSAPNLLVQYLRRALSR, encoded by the exons ATGGCAAACAATCTGTTGGAGGTTCTGAACGTGAGAATGATCGGAAACGGCGACAAGATACTGGTTCTCGCTCACGGCTTCGGCACAGACCAGTCGGTATGGAGGAGCATCGTTCCTTACTTCACCCCTCACTACAAAATCGTACTCTACGACCTCGTCTGTGCAGGGAGTGTCAACCCCGATTACTTTGACTTCAGACGCTACACCTCTCTGGAGCCTTACGTCGAAGACTTACTCAACATCCTTGATGCCCTCCGCATTGAAAGGTGTGCCTACGTTGGCCATTCCATCTCCGCCATGATCGGAATCCTTGCCTCTATCCGCCGCCCCGATCTCTTCACCAAACTCATCCTCATCGGAGCTTCCCCTAG GTTCTTGAATGACAGAGATTATCATGGGGGATTCAAAAGGGCAGAGATAGAGAGGGTTTTTACGGCGATGGAAGCCAATTACGAGGCTTGGGCTAGTGGATTCGCACCTTTGGCGGTGGGGGCTGATGTGCCGGCGGCTGTGAGAGAATTCACGAGGACATTGTTCAATATGAGGCCTGATATATCTCTGTTCGTGTCGAGAACGGTGTTCGATAGCGATCTGAGAAGTGTTTTAGGGCAGGTCAGTGTGCCTTGCTGCATAATCCAGAGTGCCAAGGATGTATCGGTGCCGGTATCGGTGGCTATGTACTTGAAGAACCACCTTGGAGGTCGGAACACGGTGAAGATATTGCATACTGAGGGGCATTTGCCGCACTTGAGTGCGCCTAACTTGCTGGTTCAGTATCTCCGGCGAGCTCTCTCGCGGTGA
- the LOC122658353 gene encoding calcium-transporting ATPase 2, plasma membrane-type-like encodes MESYLQQNFGDVKSKNSSEEALQRWRKLCGVVKNPKRRFRFTANLSKRYEAQAMRRTNQEKLRVAVLVSKAALQFIHGIALSSEYTVPEEVKAAGFQICADELGSIVEGHDVKKLKVHGEVEGIANKLSTSTTHGLTTSEDSLNCRQQIYGINKFTESQLRSFWVFVWEALQDMTLMILAVCAFVSLIVGITMEGWPKGAHDGLGIVASILLVVFVTATSDYRQSLQFKDLDKEKKKITMQVTRNGYRQKISIYDLLPGDIVHLAIGDQVPADGLFVSGFSVLINESSLTGESEPVIVNAANPFLLSGTKVQDGSCKMLVTTVGMNTQWGKLMATLSEGGDDETPLQVKLNGVATIIGKIGLFFAVVTFAVLVQGLFSHKLREGTHWSWSGDDALEMLEYFAIAVTIVVVAVPEGLPLAVTLSLAFAMKKMMNDKALVRHLAACETMGSATSICSDKTGTLTTNHMTVVKACICGNIKEVSSSGEAPSLCSGVPDSAVGMLLQSIFNNTGGEIVINQDGKLEILGTPTETALLEFGLSLGGDFQAERQKSKLVKVEPFNSVKKRMGVVLELPEGGRRAHCKGASEIILAACDKVIDKNGEVVPLEEESINHLKDTIEQFASEALRTLCLGYMEMGNEYSDKDPIPLTGYTCIAIVGIKDPVRPGVRDSVAICRSAGITVRMVTGDNINTAKAIARECGILTDGGIAIEGSDFREKSDEELRDLIPKIQVMARSSPMDKHTLVKHLRTTFDEVVAVTGDGTNDAPALHEADIGLAMGIAGTEVAKESADVIILDDNFSTIITVAKWGRSVYINIQKFVQFQLTVNVVALIVNFTSACLTGSAPLTAVQLLWVNMIMDTLGALALATEPPNDDLMKRSPVGKKGNFISNVMWRNILGQSFYQFVVIWYLQTQGKALFLLEGPDSDLILNTLIFNSFVFCQVFNEISSREMERIDVFKGILENYVFVAVLTCTVVFQIIIIEFLGTFANTSPLTLSQWFLSIFIGFLGMPVAAAVKMIPVGSN; translated from the exons ATGGAGAGCTATCTGCAACAAAACTTTGGAGATGTCAAGTCGAAGAACTCATCGGAGGAGGCGCTCCAGCGATGGAGGAAGCTCTGTGGAGTCGTTAAGAATCCCAAGCGGAGGTTCCGATTCACTGCCAACCTCTCCAAGCGTTACGAGGCCCAGGCTATGCGACGTACGAACCAG GAGAAATTGAGAGTGGCCGTTTTGGTATCTAAAGCCGCACTTCAGTTTATTCATG GCATTGCATTATCCAGCGAATATACAGTCCCTGAGGAAGTTAAAGCCGCAGGTTTTCAGATTTGTGCTGATGAATTGGGGTCCATTGTCGAAGGCCATGATGTAAAGAAGCTTAAAGTTCATGGTGAGGTGGAGGGCATAGCAAACAAACTGTCCACATCAACAACTCATGGGCTTACCACCTCTGAAGATTCACTCAACTGCAGGCAACAGATTTATGGAATCAACAAATTCACTGAAAGCCAATTACGGAGTTTCTGGGTTTTTGTATGGGAAGCCCTTCAGGACATGACTCTTATGATCCTTGCTGTGTGTGCTTTTGTGTCTTTGATTGTTGGCATAACAATGGAAGGATGGCCAAAGGGGGCTCATGATGGACTTGGAATTGTTGCAAGCATTCTGTTGGTTGTATTTGTTACTGCAACAAGTGACTATCGACAATCTCTACAGTTCAAGGATTTggacaaggagaagaagaagatcacaaTGCAGGTTACAAGGAACGGGTACAGGCAAAAAATTTCAATATATGATCTACTTCCCGGTGATATTGTGCATCTGGCGATTGGTGACCAGGTCCCAGCAGATGGACTTTTTGTCTCGGGATTCTCTGTGTTGATAAATGAATCCAGTTTAACAGGAGAGAGTGAGCCTGTGATTGTGAATGCTGCGAATCCTTTTCTGCTGTCCGGTACCAAGGTTCAAGATGGGTCGTGCAAGATGCTCGTGACGACTGTAGGAATGAACACTCAATGGGGAAAATTGATGGCCACCCTTAGTGAAGGTGGAGATGATGAGACCCCATTGCAGGTCAAACTGAATGGAGTGGCAACCATCATTGGGAAGATAGGCCTGTTCTTTGCTGTTGTGACTTTTGCAGTTTTGGTGCAAGGCCTCTTTAGCCACAAGCTGCGAGAGGGAACCCACTGGAGCTGGTCTGGAGATGATGCCCTGGAAATGTTAGAATACTTTGCTATTGCAGTTACTATCGTTGTGGTTGCAGTACCTGAGGGGCTGCCTTTGGCTGTCACGTTGAGCCTTGCCTTTgccatgaagaagatgatgaatgaCAAGGCACTTGTCCGTCATCTTGCGGCCTGTGAGACAATGGGTTCTGCCACAAGCATCTGTAGTGACAAGACTGGCACACTAACTACCAACCACATGACTGTTGTAAAAGCATGCATCTGTGGGAACATCAAGGAAGTGAGCAGCTCTGGGGAGGCTCCTAGCTTATGCTCCGGAGTCCCGGATTCTGCTGTTGGGATGCTTCTTCAATCCATTTTTAATAACACTGGGGGGGAAATTGTTATTAACCAAGATGGCAAACTTGAGATTTTGGGAACACCGACTGAAACTGCTCTGTTGGAGTTTGGCTTGTCCCTTGGTGGAGATTTTCAGGCAGAACGGCAAAAGTCCAAACTTGTAAAAGTTGAACCATTCAATTCTGTGAAGAAAAGAATGGGGGTGGTGCTGGAGCTTCCTGAAGGAGGTCGCCGTGCTCACTGTAAAGGTGCTTCTGAAATAATTCTTGCTGCTTGTGACAAGGTCATTGATAAAAATGGGGAAGTTGTTCCCCTTGAAGAAGAATCCATCAACCATCTCAAGGATACAATTGAGCAGTTTGCCAGTGAAGCTCTTCGAACCCTATGCCTTGGTTATATGGAAATGGGAAATGAGTATTCTGATAAGGATCCTATTCCATTAACTGGGTATACATGCATAGCAATTGTGGGTATCAAAGATCCGGTCCGCCCTGGAGTAAGGGATTCTGTTGCAATTTGTAGGTCAGCTGGTATTACTGTACGGATGGTTACTGGGGACAACATAAACACCGCGAAGGCAATTGCTAGGGAATGTGGGATTCTAACTGATGGAGGTATAGCCATTGAAGGTTCAGACTTTCGTGAAAAGAGTGACGAGGAATTGCGTGATCTAATTCCAAAAATTCAG GTGATGGCTCGATCTTCACCAATGGATAAGCATACCTTGGTGAAACACTTGCGCACCACGTTTGATGAAGTTGTTGCTGTGACTGGTGATGGTACGAATGATGCTCCAGCACTTCATGAAGCAGATATTGGACTTGCTATGGGCATTGCTGGAACTGAg GTGGCAAAAGAGAGTGCTGATGTTATCATTCTGGACGACAATTTCTCAACAATCATCACTGTGGCCAAATGGGGACGATCTGTTTATATAAACATTCAAAAATTTGTACAGTTCCAACTGACTGTTAATGTGGTTGCCCTAATTGTTAATTTTACTTCGGCTTGTTTGACTG GAAGTGCCCCCCTCACTGCTGTTCAGCTTCTGTGGGTCAACATGATCATGGATACACTTGGAGCACTTGCACTTGCTACTGAGCCTCCTAATGACGACTTAATGAAAAGATCACCGGTTGGGAAGAAAGGCAATTTTATCAGTAATGTGATGTGGAGGAATATCTTGGGGCAGTCTTTCTATCAGTTCGTTGTAATATGGTATCTTCAGACGCAAGGGAAAGCATTATTTCTTCTTGAGGGCCCCGATTCTGATCTGATTCTAAACACACTGATTTTTAATTCGTTTGTCTTTTGTCAG GTTTTCAATGAGATAAGCTCCAGGGAGATGGAGAGGATAGATGTTTTCAAAGGCATACTAGAGAACTATGTGTTTGTGGCTGTACTCACTTGCACAGTAGTCTTTCAAATCATAATCATTGAGTTTCTTGGTACATTTGCGAACACTTCCCCCCTCACTTTGTCGCAGTGGTTTTTAAGTATTTTCATTGGGTTCCTTGGAATGCCTGTCGCGGCTGCCGTTAAAATGATACCTGTTGGATCTAATTGA